The following coding sequences lie in one Silvanigrella aquatica genomic window:
- a CDS encoding ABC transporter permease codes for MKILRPIIATIFAIILGLLITSIAGENPLDVFVIFAKSGFGTPYDVGMTLTYSMPLILTGLSVAMAFKAKMFNIGAEGQLTMGALAAAIVGAQFPTVNPYIAPLFAGLCAAAAGGIWGGIAGYLKAKRGAHEVITTIMLNFIAAGIASYVTVYLLKDPNTQNPQTVPISNYYVLEAFSYFEGAPVTYALFLSIFLAITAWIFLYRTPLGYEIRCVGENDAASSTAGISISRTQILTMVVAGAMAGLVGVGEILGRSECFKLDFSPGYGFTGIAVAFLARGNPIAIIFSGLLFGILQKGASDLEIYTQNVTSDLALVLQALIILAVSADGLWEKILTRKKAK; via the coding sequence ATGAAAATCTTGCGCCCCATTATCGCCACTATTTTTGCAATTATTTTAGGCTTACTTATTACTTCTATTGCTGGTGAAAATCCTCTGGACGTTTTTGTTATTTTCGCAAAATCAGGATTTGGGACTCCTTACGATGTAGGCATGACGCTCACTTACAGCATGCCTCTCATATTAACAGGTCTTTCTGTAGCAATGGCTTTTAAAGCCAAAATGTTCAATATTGGCGCAGAAGGACAACTCACTATGGGAGCTCTTGCCGCTGCCATCGTAGGCGCGCAATTCCCAACTGTAAATCCTTATATTGCCCCTTTATTTGCAGGGCTTTGTGCTGCTGCCGCTGGTGGAATTTGGGGAGGAATTGCCGGTTATTTAAAAGCAAAACGTGGTGCTCATGAAGTTATAACAACAATTATGCTTAACTTTATTGCTGCTGGTATTGCAAGTTACGTAACTGTTTACTTATTAAAAGATCCTAATACTCAAAATCCACAAACTGTGCCTATTTCAAATTATTATGTTCTCGAAGCATTCTCTTATTTTGAAGGAGCACCCGTCACTTATGCCTTATTTTTATCAATATTTTTAGCAATCACAGCCTGGATTTTTCTTTACAGAACTCCTCTTGGTTATGAGATTCGCTGCGTAGGCGAAAATGATGCAGCCTCATCAACTGCGGGAATCAGCATTTCTAGAACTCAAATTCTTACTATGGTCGTAGCAGGAGCTATGGCAGGTCTCGTGGGAGTAGGAGAAATTTTAGGCCGTTCCGAATGTTTCAAACTCGATTTTTCTCCAGGATATGGTTTTACCGGAATTGCGGTTGCATTTTTGGCAAGAGGTAATCCTATTGCCATCATTTTTTCAGGACTTTTATTTGGTATTCTTCAAAAAGGAGCCAGCGATCTTGAAATATATACACAAAATGTCACATCAGACCTCGCTCTGGTTCTACAGGCTCTGATTATTCTTGCAGTCTCCGCTGATGGTTTATGGGAAAAGATATTAACTCGAAAAAAGGCTAAATAG
- a CDS encoding alpha/beta hydrolase codes for MTLFFRNIYILIILLITFNLMGCNHLFYYPDSEVRFTPEKFNLKFDNITIETNDDNKLNGWLIHAKNKKPIATIIHFHGNAENITTHFMYLAWLTNKGFDIIEFDYRGYGSSTGTPSRNGLFLDAKTALQWARRNSKTKDIFIIAQSLGGAVALPAYADNPIEGVQAIIIDSSFASYRKITRQKLSSIWLTWPLQWPLSFLVSDELSPVDTIQSIHVPLLFIHSPNDPVVPFESGKELYDTAPNPKELWEIEWGGHCSAFVYKDDLYRKKLVDYLCQHLSTPSKICTIDKEQNNSIDLKP; via the coding sequence ATGACTTTATTTTTTCGAAATATTTATATCCTCATTATTTTACTCATTACTTTTAATTTAATGGGATGTAATCATCTATTTTACTATCCAGATTCTGAAGTCCGTTTTACACCCGAAAAATTTAATTTAAAATTTGACAATATTACCATTGAGACAAATGATGATAATAAACTTAATGGATGGCTTATTCATGCAAAAAATAAAAAGCCCATAGCAACAATCATTCACTTCCATGGAAATGCGGAAAATATCACCACACATTTTATGTATTTAGCTTGGCTTACAAATAAGGGATTTGACATCATCGAATTTGATTATCGTGGTTATGGCTCTTCAACGGGCACTCCTTCGCGCAATGGATTATTTCTCGATGCCAAAACAGCGCTTCAATGGGCACGAAGAAATTCAAAAACAAAAGATATATTTATCATTGCACAGAGCTTAGGAGGCGCAGTTGCCCTACCCGCTTATGCAGATAATCCTATTGAAGGTGTTCAGGCCATTATCATTGACAGTTCTTTTGCCTCATATCGAAAAATTACGCGGCAAAAACTCTCAAGTATTTGGCTTACGTGGCCTTTACAATGGCCATTAAGTTTTCTTGTATCAGACGAATTAAGTCCTGTAGATACAATTCAAAGTATTCATGTTCCTTTGTTATTTATTCACAGCCCAAACGATCCCGTTGTCCCCTTTGAATCTGGCAAAGAATTATATGACACAGCTCCAAACCCTAAAGAGCTTTGGGAAATAGAATGGGGAGGCCATTGTTCAGCATTTGTATATAAAGATGACCTCTATAGAAAAAAATTAGTTGATTATCTTTGTCAGCATTTATCAACTCCATCAAAAATATGCACAATTGATAAAGAGCAAAATAACTCCATTGATTTAAAACCATAG
- a CDS encoding ABC transporter ATP-binding protein, with translation MKTLNQLEDTSLAIEFRKVTKSFGSIVANDQISFSVKKGSIQALVGENGAGKSTAMKILFGLYKEDEGEILVNGKPQHWASPRDAIKNGIGMVHQHFMLAETATGLDNIILGDEEHTLKIPFLPVPFNIIDRRKARKEIQAIANKYGLNVPLNVKVSKLPVGMQQRIEILKLLYRNADILILDEPTAVLTPIEVDELFENLKKLKNEGKTIIIVTHKLREVLNFTDNIVVFRTGKVVGEIKTAEATEEKIASMMVGRNVNLRPEIPIASNLNKPVLELKNVTLKDYLTKDSKRNLLNNLSMRVRGGEIVGIAGVEGNGQSELLDLIFHPQNYFGKKTSSHSHATGDINLLGKAVKHKKSSEMLDLIVGFIPEDRHKNGLLLNMSAEENYILGRHWEKKFRYGFLQKIKEIQKTVKSEMEKYDVRPRNSKLNASGFSGGNQQKIIIAREFGKEPEFIVAANPTRGVDIGAIEYIHKQIVAERDKGVGILLVSSELDEIFTLSDRILVMYGGEIVAEYKRNEVDEHALGLAMCGGLSEGRKTQ, from the coding sequence ATGAAAACTTTAAATCAATTAGAGGACACTTCACTCGCCATAGAGTTTCGCAAGGTCACAAAGTCATTTGGCTCCATTGTTGCCAATGATCAAATCAGTTTTTCTGTCAAAAAAGGCTCTATTCAAGCATTAGTAGGAGAAAATGGCGCCGGCAAATCCACCGCCATGAAAATACTATTCGGGCTTTATAAAGAAGATGAAGGCGAAATTCTTGTAAATGGCAAGCCGCAGCATTGGGCATCTCCGCGAGATGCCATCAAAAATGGAATTGGCATGGTTCATCAGCATTTCATGCTGGCAGAAACGGCCACAGGACTTGATAATATTATCCTTGGTGACGAAGAGCATACGCTTAAAATCCCATTTCTTCCTGTTCCTTTTAATATCATTGATAGAAGAAAAGCGCGTAAAGAAATACAAGCCATTGCAAACAAATATGGTTTGAATGTTCCTTTAAATGTAAAAGTTTCAAAACTCCCTGTTGGCATGCAGCAACGAATTGAAATTTTAAAACTACTTTATAGAAATGCTGACATTTTAATTCTTGATGAGCCTACAGCTGTTCTTACTCCAATTGAGGTCGATGAATTATTTGAAAATTTAAAGAAACTTAAAAATGAAGGAAAAACAATAATAATTGTGACTCATAAATTAAGAGAAGTTTTAAATTTTACAGATAATATTGTTGTTTTTAGAACAGGAAAAGTTGTTGGTGAAATAAAAACAGCGGAAGCTACTGAAGAAAAAATTGCTTCCATGATGGTGGGACGCAATGTTAATTTAAGACCAGAAATACCTATAGCATCAAACTTAAACAAACCTGTTTTAGAACTTAAAAACGTTACTTTGAAAGATTATCTCACAAAAGATTCTAAAAGAAATCTTTTAAATAATTTATCCATGAGAGTCCGTGGCGGTGAAATTGTTGGTATTGCCGGCGTGGAAGGGAATGGACAATCTGAATTGTTAGATCTTATATTTCATCCTCAAAATTATTTTGGAAAAAAAACCAGTTCACATAGCCATGCTACTGGCGATATCAACTTACTTGGAAAAGCCGTTAAACATAAAAAAAGCTCTGAAATGCTTGATCTCATTGTTGGCTTTATTCCTGAAGATAGACATAAAAATGGCTTATTATTGAATATGAGCGCCGAAGAAAATTATATTTTAGGAAGACATTGGGAGAAAAAATTTCGCTACGGATTTCTTCAAAAAATAAAAGAAATTCAAAAAACCGTAAAAAGCGAAATGGAAAAATATGATGTGAGACCAAGAAATTCTAAGTTAAATGCCTCTGGTTTTTCTGGTGGAAATCAACAAAAAATAATTATTGCTAGAGAATTTGGCAAAGAACCTGAATTTATTGTTGCTGCCAATCCTACTCGCGGTGTTGATATTGGTGCCATTGAATATATTCATAAACAAATCGTAGCAGAACGTGACAAAGGTGTTGGAATTCTTCTTGTGTCCTCTGAATTAGACGAAATTTTTACTTTATCAGATAGGATTTTGGTTATGTACGGAGGAGAAATTGTTGCGGAATATAAACGCAATGAAGTGGATGAACACGCTTTAGGATTAGCAATGTGTGGCGGACTTTCCGAGGGGAGAAAGACACAATGA
- a CDS encoding DUF4105 domain-containing protein encodes MFLDSKKVSGKNLTYTDELIADATSKKLWETRAWKKILFIPDRFLSLNQKSLISEKSFFLSVDGKNNPEHELIASLNSFQESIPINPPKDYMHPQCKHPARFYWLVNELKIDDKKFVFQKCPELHKFIDYLDYEGVSLVFSNYIADGPGSLFGHTFLRLHRNTNNSSESAILDDIANFSAFVPAIKGLLYPIKGLAGGYQGRFSVMPYYQKIQEYNNYESRDLWEYKLNLTKNEIRMLELVLWEMGSTYIDYYYLDDNCSYVMLALLEAAKPDLYLTGKTLIYAIPSDTIRIVTKTPNFVTNITYRPSVLSRYLNRMAVLSKNENNFVEQVLSNYDSLSSLDFKNCDKFCKARVIDASLEYIDYKEKLVGSNEPIIYQNLRNKLLIARANDAVKSEPLKNDPQSSPPHLGHDSGLLSLNLGSSFSGDVFSDIRFRPALHDIEANENGYSNGLGVGFLDTILRADYKNSLIYLKNFHLLEITSLPEQVPNIDFLAWHFDTGYEYGFGYGDAASQGREYLKLGIGSALFGFQNQFLLFSIVEADVGYSKDFGAHIGPTVLLGAMAKLSHSCKIVAKSELSKRFNKDRNIDAMENSLNLSYFMVQNFETQLSLTNKEGVSEVSLGLRIYF; translated from the coding sequence TTGTTTTTAGATTCAAAAAAAGTCAGCGGAAAAAATTTAACTTACACAGATGAATTAATTGCCGATGCGACTTCAAAAAAACTATGGGAAACGAGAGCGTGGAAAAAAATTTTATTTATACCTGATCGTTTTTTAAGTTTAAATCAAAAAAGTCTAATAAGTGAAAAATCTTTTTTTTTATCAGTAGATGGAAAAAATAATCCTGAACACGAATTAATTGCATCTTTGAATTCATTTCAGGAAAGTATTCCAATAAATCCTCCAAAAGACTATATGCATCCACAATGTAAACACCCTGCTCGTTTTTATTGGTTAGTAAATGAATTAAAAATCGATGATAAAAAATTTGTTTTTCAAAAGTGCCCAGAATTGCATAAATTTATTGATTATTTGGATTATGAAGGCGTTTCATTAGTTTTTTCAAATTATATTGCAGATGGACCCGGTTCTTTATTTGGGCATACCTTTTTAAGGCTTCATAGAAATACAAATAATAGTTCAGAATCTGCAATTTTAGATGATATCGCAAATTTTTCAGCATTTGTTCCCGCAATAAAAGGTTTATTATATCCTATAAAAGGACTTGCGGGGGGGTATCAGGGACGCTTTTCTGTAATGCCCTATTATCAAAAAATTCAGGAGTATAATAACTATGAAAGCCGTGATCTGTGGGAATATAAATTAAATTTAACAAAAAATGAAATTAGAATGCTTGAGCTCGTTCTTTGGGAAATGGGTTCAACTTATATTGATTATTACTATTTGGATGATAATTGTTCTTATGTCATGCTTGCTTTACTTGAAGCGGCAAAACCTGATTTATATTTAACTGGAAAAACTTTAATTTATGCCATTCCCTCAGATACGATTAGAATAGTTACAAAAACTCCTAATTTTGTAACAAATATTACATATAGACCATCTGTTCTTTCTCGATATTTAAATAGAATGGCAGTATTAAGTAAAAATGAAAATAATTTTGTAGAACAAGTTTTATCAAATTATGATTCTTTATCTAGTTTAGATTTTAAAAATTGTGATAAGTTTTGTAAAGCAAGAGTTATTGATGCTTCTCTTGAATATATAGATTATAAAGAAAAGCTTGTTGGTTCAAATGAGCCTATTATTTATCAAAATTTGAGAAATAAATTATTAATTGCTCGTGCAAATGATGCGGTAAAATCTGAGCCTCTAAAAAATGATCCTCAATCGAGCCCTCCCCATTTAGGTCATGATTCTGGTTTATTATCATTAAATTTAGGTTCTTCTTTTTCTGGAGATGTCTTTTCTGATATTCGTTTTCGTCCCGCTCTTCATGATATTGAAGCGAACGAAAATGGATATAGCAATGGTTTAGGGGTCGGATTTTTAGATACAATTTTAAGAGCAGATTATAAAAATAGTCTTATTTATTTAAAAAATTTTCATTTGTTAGAAATTACTTCCTTACCTGAACAAGTACCAAATATTGATTTTTTAGCATGGCATTTTGATACAGGATATGAATATGGATTTGGATATGGCGATGCTGCTTCGCAAGGAAGAGAATATTTAAAATTAGGAATTGGTTCTGCTTTATTTGGATTTCAAAACCAGTTTTTGTTATTTTCTATTGTAGAAGCAGATGTTGGTTATTCAAAAGATTTTGGAGCACATATAGGCCCCACTGTTTTACTTGGAGCCATGGCGAAATTGTCTCACTCTTGTAAAATAGTTGCAAAATCAGAGTTATCAAAAAGATTTAATAAAGATAGAAATATTGATGCTATGGAAAACTCTTTAAATCTTTCCTATTTTATGGTGCAGAATTTTGAAACTCAATTAAGTCTTACGAATAAAGAGGGCGTATCTGAAGTATCTTTAGGTCTTAGAATTTATTTTTAA
- a CDS encoding DUF3015 family protein: MKLKKLIQNSLIGFVFMSTFYSNSWAENPFAKKGDYKDMDQWGMGGCGLASLFIKEKDMLPQIAASFVNGISGSTQSSAITTGSSNCVASRNDLAAKEQEVFITVNLSSLSKEAAQGSGDHISALAEVFGCPNEQFAKLSQTKYQQIYSQNEPTVVLKNYLKEVKSDQNLSKICLRII; the protein is encoded by the coding sequence ATGAAATTAAAAAAATTAATTCAAAATTCATTAATTGGATTTGTTTTTATGTCAACTTTTTATTCAAACTCTTGGGCTGAAAATCCTTTTGCAAAAAAAGGTGATTATAAAGATATGGATCAATGGGGTATGGGTGGATGTGGTTTGGCATCTTTATTTATAAAAGAAAAAGATATGTTACCCCAAATTGCAGCGTCATTTGTAAATGGAATTTCAGGATCTACTCAATCTTCAGCAATAACAACGGGATCTTCTAATTGTGTTGCCTCTCGAAATGACTTAGCAGCAAAAGAACAAGAAGTTTTTATTACTGTTAATTTATCAAGTTTGTCGAAAGAAGCAGCTCAGGGAAGTGGCGATCATATTTCCGCTTTAGCAGAAGTTTTTGGATGTCCTAATGAACAATTTGCTAAGCTAAGTCAAACAAAATATCAACAAATTTATTCCCAGAATGAACCAACGGTTGTTCTTAAAAACTATTTAAAGGAAGTTAAATCAGATCAAAATCTGTCTAAAATTTGCTTAAGAATTATTTGA
- a CDS encoding DUF3015 family protein: MIRSKYYPLIIAGLLSSAAVFAKTPFGMAGCGLGSIVMGSDGNQVFASTTNGTFESQLFGITSGTSNCLEPSKQAALSAQQKFMAENYSILSKEMSQGDGETLKAFSNTFGCKKEVFDHFASLMQSSYSQIFIAPGSMAALDVVQSQIKNNPQLASGCSLVI; this comes from the coding sequence ATGATTCGAAGTAAATATTATCCACTAATTATAGCAGGACTTTTATCTTCAGCAGCAGTATTTGCTAAAACACCTTTTGGAATGGCTGGATGCGGTTTAGGTTCAATTGTTATGGGTTCAGATGGAAATCAAGTATTTGCTTCAACAACGAATGGCACGTTTGAATCTCAACTTTTTGGAATCACATCAGGCACTTCAAATTGTCTTGAACCTTCAAAGCAGGCGGCTTTAAGCGCTCAACAAAAGTTTATGGCTGAAAATTATTCCATTTTATCAAAAGAAATGTCTCAAGGAGATGGAGAAACTTTAAAAGCTTTTTCAAATACTTTTGGTTGTAAAAAAGAAGTTTTTGATCATTTTGCATCACTTATGCAAAGTTCATATTCTCAAATATTTATTGCACCAGGTAGTATGGCCGCTTTGGATGTTGTGCAATCTCAAATTAAAAATAATCCTCAATTGGCAAGCGGATGCTCTCTCGTAATTTAA
- a CDS encoding M12 family metallopeptidase, with protein sequence MSFNKCINILKIFFLLKISSFSFAKDTRAIVEKNLFKVEYNNSVRSKRSLISLANPKWTDGKVFFIFDHTDSHSIAEKNIIRNAMKKIENEGNIKFIELTEKDLNTNPYPSYIIITNIVGSFEEGGGCYAPIGMHYGIGQVNLSSNYSVEDEEFSCLMTKKGFPIDGIIIHELLHVLGFEHEHSRADQMAYIKLHLRNARNICQSPEQAKNFAPLTDENHLIMDDYDYLSIMHYDSFACATKESRLNSKPVITKSNDDIILKNEKLSIQDKITLKRLYGANRDHVFLDSNANPVQYCVPYKIRFIEKSPYVISYLKKRHWNINGWDYIIKSEYQYSTIIIEPNEPSGCEKINQLKKYNLFHFDVEKNAPIFFRFNKPSYDKYNYLNISDGLTRYLYLDMKLEPIFLDEIAKSIQCLGSRMGWCYLEKNYFEESKIQFITLF encoded by the coding sequence ATGTCTTTTAATAAATGTATTAATATACTTAAAATATTTTTTTTATTAAAAATATCTTCATTTTCATTTGCTAAAGATACTCGTGCAATTGTGGAAAAAAATTTATTTAAAGTTGAATATAATAATTCTGTTCGTTCAAAAAGATCCCTCATTTCACTTGCAAATCCAAAATGGACTGACGGTAAGGTTTTTTTTATATTTGACCATACTGATTCGCACTCCATTGCTGAAAAAAATATCATTCGTAATGCTATGAAAAAAATTGAAAATGAAGGCAATATAAAATTTATTGAATTAACAGAAAAAGATTTAAATACAAATCCTTATCCCTCATACATTATCATAACCAATATAGTGGGAAGTTTTGAAGAAGGTGGTGGATGCTACGCTCCTATTGGAATGCACTATGGTATAGGCCAGGTCAATTTAAGCTCAAATTATAGCGTTGAAGATGAAGAATTTTCATGCCTTATGACTAAAAAAGGTTTTCCTATAGATGGAATAATAATACATGAACTCTTACATGTATTGGGATTTGAACATGAACATAGTAGGGCAGATCAAATGGCATATATTAAGCTTCATTTAAGGAATGCTCGTAATATTTGCCAATCACCAGAACAGGCTAAAAATTTTGCACCCCTTACTGATGAAAATCACCTCATCATGGATGACTATGATTATTTATCAATAATGCACTATGATTCATTTGCCTGTGCAACAAAAGAATCGAGATTAAATTCTAAGCCCGTTATTACAAAGTCAAATGATGATATTATACTTAAAAATGAAAAATTAAGTATACAAGATAAAATAACTCTAAAAAGACTTTATGGTGCAAATAGAGATCACGTATTTCTCGATTCAAATGCAAACCCAGTTCAATACTGCGTTCCCTATAAAATTAGATTTATTGAAAAAAGCCCTTATGTCATATCTTATTTAAAGAAAAGACATTGGAATATAAATGGTTGGGATTATATAATAAAATCGGAATATCAATATTCTACAATTATTATTGAACCAAATGAGCCCAGTGGTTGTGAAAAAATAAATCAATTAAAAAAATATAATTTGTTTCACTTTGATGTTGAAAAAAATGCCCCCATTTTTTTCAGATTTAATAAGCCTAGTTATGATAAATACAATTATTTAAATATAAGTGATGGTTTAACTCGTTATTTGTATTTAGATATGAAATTAGAGCCCATTTTTCTAGATGAAATTGCAAAATCAATTCAATGCCTTGGCTCCCGAATGGGATGGTGTTACTTAGAAAAAAATTATTTTGAAGAAAGTAAAATTCAATTTATCACCTTATTTTAA
- a CDS encoding BMP family lipoprotein, giving the protein MKFLNVLNKKFFVASSFFLAIPFSLTSFAASNKKPKICLVLDKGGKDDKSFNQSAFEGFTKAINNKKLNISPDSKYVTVREDTQSQQFIRSFSSGDCALVIAVGFNNADTVGKLAKNFPKQKYVLVDSLINEPNVRSISFQEHEGSFIVGYIAAMKTKTKQVSFIGGMEIPLIKRFAMGFEAGVKKYNSEIKITETYVGVTSSAWNNPSKAKEIALSKYNQGNDVIFVAAGGSSQGVFDAVAEVNKNKKSSTKFIIGVDSNQNHIAPGLVLTSMEKKVDDKVYKSIEDFVENKFTTGVIKYGFADSGIDWSHDKHNEKLYTDKELKEIERIKNEIIENKIKVPDYYTVGKKN; this is encoded by the coding sequence ATGAAATTTTTAAATGTCTTAAATAAAAAATTTTTTGTTGCATCTTCCTTTTTCTTAGCAATACCTTTTTCACTTACCTCTTTCGCAGCAAGTAATAAAAAACCTAAAATTTGTTTGGTTCTCGATAAAGGCGGCAAAGATGATAAATCCTTTAATCAATCCGCATTTGAAGGTTTTACAAAAGCAATCAATAATAAAAAGTTAAATATATCGCCAGATAGTAAGTATGTTACCGTAAGAGAAGACACTCAATCTCAACAATTTATCCGCTCTTTCTCAAGTGGAGATTGTGCTCTTGTCATTGCTGTCGGATTTAATAACGCTGATACCGTAGGCAAATTAGCAAAAAACTTTCCTAAACAAAAGTATGTTTTAGTAGACTCCTTAATAAACGAACCCAATGTAAGATCAATTTCATTTCAAGAACATGAAGGAAGTTTTATTGTAGGTTACATTGCCGCAATGAAAACAAAAACTAAACAAGTAAGTTTTATTGGTGGCATGGAAATTCCTCTAATCAAAAGATTTGCTATGGGCTTTGAAGCTGGCGTCAAAAAATATAATTCTGAAATTAAAATTACAGAAACTTATGTGGGTGTTACATCATCAGCATGGAATAACCCATCAAAAGCAAAAGAAATTGCACTTTCAAAGTACAACCAGGGCAATGATGTTATTTTTGTTGCTGCGGGAGGCTCCTCACAAGGAGTTTTTGATGCTGTAGCGGAAGTTAATAAAAATAAGAAATCGTCAACTAAATTTATTATTGGAGTAGATTCAAACCAAAATCATATTGCCCCAGGACTCGTACTCACCAGTATGGAAAAAAAGGTAGATGATAAAGTATATAAATCCATTGAAGACTTTGTTGAGAATAAATTTACAACCGGTGTTATAAAATATGGTTTTGCTGACAGCGGTATTGATTGGTCCCACGATAAACACAATGAGAAATTATATACCGATAAAGAATTGAAAGAGATTGAACGTATTAAAAATGAAATCATTGAAAATAAAATTAAAGTTCCAGATTATTATACCGTTGGTAAAAAGAATTAA
- a CDS encoding ABC transporter permease yields the protein MELTEWLNNLSSIGGSTIRMSAPLIFAALGGLMSERSGIINIALEGKMLAGAFTAAAVTTLTHSPFLGFLCGGLAGMLMAALYGLFVINFKSNQIVTGTAITILAAGTVPFISQILFQNTGSTPEIPMGNRFIHGPIIAAWVIMGLIWLWFKYSPYGMWHKFAGEHPDALQTSGIDVIRTRWSGVLLSGFLAGLGGATLSICLSSSYTRNMTAGRGYMALAALIVGGWRPIAAALACLAFGFFDALGIFLQGIQMPKLTADIPFVTQFWNFLVSPQFIQIIPYILTIVIVAGFVGKSRAPRALGQPYLRNR from the coding sequence ATGGAATTAACGGAATGGCTCAATAACTTATCTTCAATTGGCGGTTCTACAATTCGCATGTCCGCCCCTCTTATTTTCGCTGCTTTAGGCGGTTTAATGAGCGAACGCAGCGGAATTATCAATATTGCTCTTGAAGGAAAAATGCTTGCTGGGGCATTTACAGCAGCTGCTGTAACGACTCTCACCCATTCTCCCTTTTTAGGTTTCCTGTGTGGTGGCCTCGCGGGAATGTTAATGGCGGCATTATACGGTTTATTTGTAATTAATTTCAAATCAAATCAAATTGTAACAGGTACTGCCATTACAATTTTGGCAGCGGGTACAGTCCCCTTTATATCGCAAATATTATTTCAAAATACAGGTTCTACACCAGAAATTCCTATGGGGAATCGCTTTATTCATGGCCCGATTATTGCGGCATGGGTAATTATGGGTCTTATTTGGCTTTGGTTTAAATATTCTCCTTACGGCATGTGGCACAAATTTGCTGGAGAACATCCCGATGCTCTGCAAACATCTGGGATTGATGTAATTAGAACCCGTTGGAGCGGTGTGTTACTTTCTGGATTTTTAGCAGGATTGGGTGGAGCAACTCTCTCAATATGCCTATCCAGTAGCTACACACGTAATATGACGGCAGGTCGTGGTTATATGGCACTTGCCGCACTCATTGTAGGGGGTTGGCGCCCCATTGCGGCCGCGTTAGCATGTCTGGCATTCGGATTTTTTGATGCTCTTGGAATTTTTTTACAAGGCATTCAAATGCCCAAACTCACTGCTGACATCCCTTTTGTCACACAGTTCTGGAATTTTTTAGTGTCGCCACAATTCATACAAATCATTCCTTATATTCTAACAATAGTCATTGTAGCTGGTTTTGTTGGCAAAAGCAGAGCTCCAAGAGCGCTGGGACAGCCCTATTTACGTAACAGATAA
- a CDS encoding cob(I)yrinic acid a,c-diamide adenosyltransferase — translation MRLVKVYTKTGDKGTTGLADGSRVSKDDLRLESYGTIDELNSIIGICRQNINTIPAKEQKLLDSWLIAIQNDLFNLGSDLATPLSARWDNMITISEIDVKQLEKIIDYCQNQLPPLHEFVLPGGTLLNSYLHLARTVCRRAERLTVTLSKEKEINLNIIPFINRLSDLLFILSRWVQIIINKNEVTWNKNRGVRELNNISD, via the coding sequence ATGCGCTTAGTCAAAGTATACACGAAAACAGGTGATAAAGGTACAACGGGATTAGCCGATGGAAGTCGCGTTTCAAAAGACGATTTAAGACTAGAAAGCTATGGCACAATTGATGAATTAAATAGTATTATTGGAATATGCCGACAAAATATAAATACCATTCCCGCTAAAGAACAAAAACTATTAGACTCATGGTTAATTGCCATTCAGAATGATTTATTTAATTTAGGTTCCGATTTAGCAACACCTCTTTCAGCCCGTTGGGATAACATGATCACAATTAGTGAAATAGATGTGAAGCAATTGGAAAAAATAATTGATTATTGCCAAAATCAGCTGCCTCCCTTACACGAATTTGTATTGCCAGGAGGTACTTTATTAAATTCTTATCTTCACCTGGCTAGAACGGTTTGCCGTAGAGCAGAACGCTTAACTGTGACTTTATCTAAAGAAAAAGAAATTAATTTAAATATTATTCCTTTTATCAATAGACTTTCCGATTTATTATTTATCTTATCGAGATGGGTTCAAATCATCATAAATAAAAATGAAGTTACATGGAATAAAAATCGGGGAGTTAGAGAACTAAATAATATTTCCGATTAA